In Devosia beringensis, a single window of DNA contains:
- a CDS encoding acyl-CoA dehydrogenase, giving the protein MIFVLIVISLVVFAALALRESPLWQWGVATLLIGLLSGIDLTEAGMRYGLGAGSWVLLLIGAIMLALSVVAIRKPLLITPIYGAVKSILPRVSRTEQEALDAGTVGWDAELFSGRPDWSKLTAIRPLTLSAEEQAFLDGPTNQVCAMIDDWDTRNNRADLSPEVWQFLKDHGFLGMLIGKEHGGLGFGAQAQSMVVSKISSRSVAAGITVMVPNSLGPGELLEKYGTHEQKEKYLGRLAKGLEVPCFALTGVHSGSDAGGMRDIGVVTKGSYQGKDVLGVKLSWDKRYITLAPIATLVGLAFILKDPENLLGKGSDIGITLALVPHDHPGVEIGRRHFPARQAFMNGPTRGTDVFIPMEFLIGGTDYVGQGWRMLMECLSTGRAISLPAIGTTSIKQALRVTSAYARVRRQFGIPVGLMEGVAEPLGEMVKRAYTYEASRRLTASMVDEGQRPAVISALLKYRTTEAMRDSVDDSFDIHGGRAIQDGPTNYLFGGYMATPVAITVEGANILTRTLMTFAQGVLRAHPFLYKEIAAAQNKDKKAGIDQFDLAFAGHTKFMLRNIVASFLHGVSNGAFASTPVENEMAGWYRKLHRYAQAFALTADWTTVLLGGQLKRKQKLSGRMADILGDLYLMSATLRRFEDEGRIAADRPLVEAIMADRIAAMEQSFGAVFANFPNGLAANAMRVLCFPLGRHARPASDRVNYRLVRDVLQPGAFRDRLTTGLYVSMDPSDVTGVLEDALIKVTEAEEIEGRFIKASRKGVIERRLDRDAIDDAVAAGVLTGNEAGIMRAADEATDRVVKVDDFAADELAPEKHKAAAE; this is encoded by the coding sequence GTGATCTTTGTGCTTATCGTGATCAGCCTTGTGGTCTTTGCCGCCCTGGCGCTGCGGGAAAGCCCGCTGTGGCAGTGGGGCGTCGCGACGCTTCTGATCGGCCTGCTGTCGGGCATCGACCTGACAGAAGCCGGAATGCGCTATGGTTTGGGCGCGGGCAGCTGGGTGCTGCTGCTCATCGGTGCCATCATGCTGGCGCTCAGTGTGGTCGCCATCCGCAAGCCGCTGCTGATCACCCCGATCTATGGCGCGGTCAAATCGATCCTGCCGCGCGTCAGCCGCACCGAGCAGGAAGCGCTGGATGCCGGCACCGTCGGCTGGGATGCCGAGCTGTTTTCCGGGCGCCCCGACTGGAGCAAGCTGACGGCCATTCGCCCGCTGACGCTGAGCGCCGAGGAACAGGCCTTTCTCGATGGCCCGACCAACCAGGTCTGCGCCATGATCGATGACTGGGACACGCGCAACAACCGCGCCGATCTCAGCCCCGAAGTCTGGCAGTTCCTCAAGGATCACGGCTTTTTGGGCATGCTGATCGGCAAGGAGCATGGCGGGCTCGGCTTTGGTGCGCAGGCGCAGTCCATGGTGGTGTCCAAGATCTCCAGCCGCTCGGTGGCGGCCGGCATTACCGTGATGGTGCCCAATTCGCTCGGACCGGGCGAACTGCTGGAAAAATACGGCACACATGAACAGAAGGAAAAGTATCTCGGCCGGCTGGCCAAGGGCCTTGAAGTGCCCTGCTTTGCCCTGACCGGGGTGCATTCGGGTTCCGATGCCGGCGGCATGCGCGATATCGGCGTCGTCACCAAGGGCAGCTATCAGGGCAAGGACGTGCTCGGGGTCAAGCTGAGCTGGGACAAGCGCTATATCACGCTGGCGCCGATCGCCACGCTGGTGGGTCTGGCCTTCATCCTCAAGGACCCGGAAAACCTCCTGGGCAAGGGCAGCGATATCGGCATTACGCTGGCTTTGGTGCCGCATGATCATCCCGGGGTGGAAATCGGGCGCCGGCATTTCCCGGCACGACAGGCTTTCATGAACGGGCCGACGCGCGGCACCGATGTGTTCATTCCGATGGAATTCCTGATCGGGGGCACCGACTATGTCGGGCAGGGCTGGCGCATGCTGATGGAGTGCCTGTCGACCGGGCGCGCCATTTCGCTGCCGGCCATCGGCACGACCTCGATCAAGCAGGCGCTGCGGGTCACCTCAGCCTATGCAAGGGTGCGCCGGCAGTTCGGCATTCCGGTGGGGCTGATGGAGGGCGTGGCCGAGCCGCTCGGCGAGATGGTCAAGCGCGCCTATACCTATGAGGCCTCACGCCGGCTGACCGCCTCGATGGTGGATGAGGGTCAGCGCCCGGCGGTGATCTCCGCTCTGCTGAAGTATCGCACCACCGAAGCGATGCGCGACAGCGTCGATGACAGCTTCGACATCCATGGCGGCCGCGCCATCCAGGACGGGCCGACCAATTATCTGTTCGGCGGCTATATGGCGACGCCGGTGGCGATCACGGTGGAAGGCGCCAATATCCTGACGCGCACGCTGATGACCTTTGCCCAGGGCGTGCTGCGGGCGCATCCCTTCCTCTACAAGGAAATCGCCGCGGCGCAGAACAAGGACAAGAAGGCGGGCATCGACCAGTTCGACCTGGCCTTTGCCGGCCACACGAAATTCATGCTGCGCAATATCGTCGCCAGCTTTCTGCACGGGGTCAGCAATGGCGCCTTTGCCAGTACGCCGGTGGAAAACGAGATGGCGGGCTGGTACCGCAAGCTGCACCGCTATGCGCAGGCCTTCGCGCTGACGGCGGACTGGACCACGGTGCTGCTGGGCGGACAGCTCAAGCGCAAGCAGAAGCTGAGCGGCCGCATGGCCGATATCCTGGGCGATCTCTACCTGATGTCGGCGACGCTGCGACGCTTCGAGGACGAGGGGCGGATTGCCGCGGACCGGCCGCTGGTCGAGGCGATCATGGCCGACCGGATCGCGGCGATGGAGCAGAGCTTTGGCGCCGTCTTCGCCAATTTCCCCAATGGCCTGGCGGCCAATGCGATGCGGGTGCTGTGCTTCCCGCTGGGGCGGCATGCGCGGCCGGCCAGCGACCGGGTGAACTATCGCCTGGTGCGCGACGTGCTGCAGCCGGGCGCCTTCCGCGACCGGCTGACCACGGGGCTCTATGTCTCGATGGACCCCAGCGACGTGACCGGGGTGCTCGAGGACGCGCTGATCAAGGTGACTGAGGCCGAAGAGATCGAGGGCCGGTTCATCAAGGCTTCGCGCAAGGGCGTGATCGAGCGGCGGCTGGATCGCGACGCCATCGATGATGCGGTGGCGGCGGGCGTGCTGACCGGCAATGAGGCCGGGATCATGCGGGCGGCCGACGAGGCCACCGACCGGGTGGTCAAGGTCGACGACTTTGCCGCCGACGAGCTGGCGCCGGAAAAGCACAAGGCGGCGGCGGAATAA
- a CDS encoding 3-hydroxyacyl-CoA dehydrogenase NAD-binding domain-containing protein, with the protein MIQPQMPQTTNWHFSLDVEKLGWLTIDTPGSPVNTLSRLAIEELEALVGRFEELAQSGELVGVILLSGKESGFIAGADISEFDAMSDFTVLPGALQRTHALLSRIEALKIPVVAGIHGFCLGGGLELALACHYRVAVNNDKTRIGFPEVNLGIFPGFGGTGRSIRQAGPVDAMGIMLTGRMLKAGAARGLNLVDKLVRHRDNLRWEARKAVLQNRKSSEAGFVKKVMAMGPLRGYVANKMRAEAGKKARKEHYPAPYALIDLFEAHGNNWQAMSHGEIERFVPLMGSATAKNLRRVFFASEALKKQGAKGVKFARVHVIGAGVMGGDIAAWCALRGMSVTLQDLDMARIQPALDRGKKLFKKRLKKKHEVDAAVLRLEADPTGKGVSRADVIIEAVVEKLEVKQAIFGGLEDRLKPGAILATNTSSIELERIAEKLKDPARLIGLHFFNPVAQLPLVEVIRSSFNTDAEIGKGAAFALAIGKSPVVVKSAPGFLVNRVLMPYMLGAVERVERGESKELLDAAAVAFGMPMGPIELMDTVGLDVGKSVATELGHAVAEGSNFDTLVKAGKLGRKSGEGFYKWVDGKAVKGDVPAHADLAGLGRELVKPLVDMTEVVLAEGVVANAGLADIGVIMGTGFAPFLGGPLQARQDGKA; encoded by the coding sequence ATGATCCAGCCGCAGATGCCGCAGACGACGAACTGGCACTTCAGCCTTGACGTTGAAAAGCTGGGTTGGCTGACCATCGACACGCCCGGTTCGCCGGTCAATACGCTTAGCCGGTTGGCGATCGAGGAGCTCGAGGCGCTGGTCGGGCGGTTCGAGGAACTGGCACAGAGCGGCGAGCTGGTGGGCGTGATCCTGCTCAGCGGCAAGGAGAGCGGCTTCATCGCCGGCGCCGATATCAGCGAATTCGACGCGATGAGCGATTTCACCGTTCTGCCGGGAGCGCTGCAGCGCACGCATGCGCTGCTGAGCCGGATCGAGGCGCTGAAAATCCCGGTGGTGGCCGGCATCCACGGCTTCTGCCTGGGCGGTGGGCTCGAACTGGCGCTGGCCTGCCACTATCGCGTGGCGGTCAATAACGACAAGACGCGGATCGGCTTTCCCGAGGTCAATCTGGGGATCTTTCCCGGCTTTGGTGGCACCGGGCGCTCGATCCGCCAGGCCGGGCCGGTCGATGCCATGGGCATCATGCTGACCGGCCGCATGCTCAAGGCGGGAGCGGCGCGGGGGTTGAACCTGGTCGACAAGCTGGTGCGGCATCGCGACAATCTGCGCTGGGAAGCGCGCAAGGCCGTGTTGCAGAACCGCAAATCCAGCGAAGCGGGCTTTGTCAAAAAGGTGATGGCGATGGGACCGCTGCGCGGCTATGTCGCCAACAAGATGCGGGCCGAGGCGGGCAAGAAGGCGCGCAAGGAACATTATCCAGCGCCCTATGCGCTGATCGACCTGTTCGAGGCGCATGGCAATAACTGGCAGGCCATGAGCCATGGTGAGATCGAGCGCTTCGTGCCGCTGATGGGCAGCGCTACGGCGAAAAACCTGCGCCGGGTGTTCTTTGCCTCGGAGGCCCTCAAGAAGCAGGGCGCCAAGGGCGTCAAGTTCGCCCGGGTGCATGTGATCGGCGCCGGGGTGATGGGCGGCGATATTGCCGCCTGGTGCGCGTTGCGCGGGATGAGCGTGACGCTGCAGGACCTCGACATGGCCCGCATCCAGCCGGCGCTGGATCGCGGCAAGAAACTGTTCAAAAAGCGGCTGAAGAAAAAGCACGAGGTCGATGCGGCCGTGCTGCGGCTCGAGGCCGATCCGACCGGCAAGGGCGTTTCGCGCGCCGATGTGATCATCGAGGCGGTGGTGGAAAAGCTTGAGGTCAAGCAGGCCATTTTCGGCGGGCTGGAAGACCGGCTCAAGCCCGGCGCGATCCTGGCCACCAATACCAGTTCCATCGAGCTCGAACGCATTGCCGAAAAGCTCAAGGATCCGGCGCGGCTGATCGGGCTGCACTTCTTCAATCCGGTAGCGCAGCTGCCGCTGGTCGAGGTGATCCGCTCGAGCTTCAATACCGATGCGGAAATCGGCAAGGGCGCGGCCTTTGCGCTGGCCATCGGCAAGAGCCCGGTCGTGGTCAAGTCGGCGCCCGGCTTTCTCGTGAACCGGGTGCTGATGCCCTATATGCTGGGCGCGGTGGAGCGGGTGGAACGCGGCGAAAGCAAGGAATTGCTCGACGCTGCCGCGGTGGCCTTCGGCATGCCGATGGGGCCGATCGAGCTGATGGATACGGTGGGGCTCGATGTCGGCAAGTCGGTGGCGACCGAACTGGGGCATGCCGTCGCCGAGGGCAGCAATTTCGACACACTGGTCAAGGCCGGCAAGCTGGGTCGCAAGAGCGGCGAGGGCTTTTACAAGTGGGTCGACGGCAAGGCGGTCAAGGGCGACGTCCCGGCGCATGCCGATCTGGCCGGGCTGGGCCGCGAACTGGTCAAGCCTTTGGTCGACATGACCGAGGTGGTGCTGGCCGAAGGCGTGGTGGCCAATGCCGGGCTGGCGGATATCGGCGTGATCATGGGCACCGGCTTTGCGCCGTTCCTGGGCGGGCCGTTGCAGGCACGCCAGGATGGCAAGGCCTGA
- a CDS encoding acetyl-CoA C-acetyltransferase: MTELRRVAIVGSARIPFARGNTAYAEETNLSMLGTVLTGLVDKFGLKGVKIDEVVAGSVIAHSRDFNIAREASLDAGLSPRTPGTTMQIACGTSLQAALMLGAKIASGEIDSGIAAGSDTVSDSPIVFGDKFQHRLLNVNKARSTGEKFKAFKGFSFGELTPVAPSVNEPRTGMSMGQHCELMAREWGITRQAQDALAVASHVNAAKAYDEGFHDDLLVPCAGLVRDNNVRADANVEKMATLKPAFDKASGLGTLTAGNSTPLTDGASAVLLASEDWAKERGLPILAYLTMGRVAGNDFAHGEGLLMAPTIAVSELLARAGLGFADIDYFELHEAFAAQVLSTLKAWEDADYCRNVLGRDVPLGPIDPAKINVKGSSLAYGHPFAATGARILGLTAKLLSAEPGKRALISVCTAGGQGVTALVESAA; the protein is encoded by the coding sequence ATGACTGAACTTCGCAGAGTGGCCATTGTCGGGTCGGCGCGCATTCCGTTTGCGCGGGGCAATACCGCCTATGCCGAGGAAACCAACCTGTCCATGCTGGGCACGGTACTGACCGGGCTCGTCGACAAGTTCGGCCTCAAGGGGGTCAAGATCGACGAGGTGGTGGCCGGGTCGGTGATCGCCCATAGCCGCGATTTCAACATTGCCCGCGAGGCAAGCCTTGATGCCGGCCTGTCGCCGCGCACGCCCGGCACGACCATGCAGATCGCCTGCGGCACGAGCCTGCAGGCCGCTTTGATGCTCGGGGCCAAGATTGCCAGTGGCGAGATCGACAGCGGCATTGCCGCCGGCTCGGACACGGTGAGCGACAGCCCGATCGTCTTTGGCGACAAATTCCAGCACCGGCTGCTCAATGTGAACAAGGCGCGCTCGACGGGCGAGAAGTTCAAGGCGTTCAAGGGCTTTTCCTTTGGCGAGCTGACACCAGTGGCGCCATCGGTGAACGAGCCGCGCACGGGTATGTCGATGGGCCAGCATTGCGAACTGATGGCGCGGGAATGGGGCATTACCCGGCAGGCACAGGATGCGCTGGCGGTGGCCAGCCATGTCAACGCCGCCAAGGCCTATGACGAGGGTTTTCACGACGACCTGCTGGTGCCCTGTGCGGGACTGGTGCGCGACAACAATGTGCGCGCCGACGCCAATGTCGAGAAGATGGCGACGCTGAAGCCCGCCTTCGACAAGGCGAGTGGCCTGGGCACGCTGACGGCGGGCAATTCGACGCCGCTGACCGATGGCGCCTCGGCGGTGCTGCTGGCCAGCGAAGACTGGGCAAAAGAGCGCGGTCTGCCGATCCTGGCCTATTTGACCATGGGCCGGGTGGCGGGCAATGACTTTGCTCATGGCGAGGGCCTGCTGATGGCGCCCACCATCGCGGTGAGCGAGCTCTTGGCGCGGGCCGGGCTGGGCTTTGCCGATATCGACTATTTCGAGCTGCATGAGGCCTTTGCGGCGCAGGTGCTGTCGACGCTCAAGGCCTGGGAAGATGCCGATTATTGCCGGAACGTGCTGGGTCGGGATGTGCCGCTGGGGCCGATCGACCCAGCCAAGATCAACGTCAAGGGATCCAGCCTGGCCTATGGGCACCCCTTCGCCGCGACGGGTGCCCGTATCCTGGGGCTGACGGCCAAGCTATTGTCGGCTGAACCGGGCAAGAGAGCGCTGATCTCGGTATGCACCGCGGGCGGGCAGGGGGTAACGGCGCTGGTGGAGAGTGCAGCATGA
- a CDS encoding peptide ABC transporter substrate-binding protein, producing MKITQTLTAVATASVMALMMSTAASAVTLNMMNGSEPGSIDPHQASGDWENRIIGDYIEGLMTEDANAEAIPGQAESFTVSDDGLVYTFKLRDGIQWSDGEPVTAEDFVFAFQRLFNPATASDYAYLQFPILNGSEIAEGTVTDFNELGVKAIDDKTVEITLEGPTPFFLQALTHYTAYPVPKHVIDEVGNDWTKVENIVSNGAYTPTEWVPGSYIKSVKSETYWDAANVQIDEVNYFVQDDLAAALSRYRAGEYDILVDIPSDQAEWIKTNLPGQDYFAPFLGIYYYVINQEKAPFDNPEVRKALSMAINRDVIGPDVLGTGELPAYGWVPDGTANYEGVEPYQPEWIGLDYGARVAEAKAIMEGLGYTAESPLPVQLKYNTNDNHQRIAVAISSMWEQIGVKTELFNSETAVHYDALRAGDFEVGRAGWLLDYSDPSNTLDLLRQGIEQEGTMNWGNNYGRYSNDEFDALMDQATTEQDLVARAALLAQAEKIAMDETGAIPIYWYIAQNVVAPSVTGFVSNASDIHRTRWLTKAE from the coding sequence ATGAAAATCACTCAAACCCTCACAGCGGTAGCGACCGCCAGCGTCATGGCGCTGATGATGAGCACGGCTGCTTCGGCCGTGACGCTCAATATGATGAACGGCTCTGAGCCCGGCTCGATCGACCCGCACCAGGCGTCGGGCGATTGGGAAAACCGCATCATCGGCGATTATATTGAAGGCCTGATGACGGAAGATGCCAATGCCGAGGCCATTCCCGGCCAGGCCGAGAGCTTCACCGTCTCCGATGACGGCCTGGTCTACACATTCAAGCTGCGTGACGGCATCCAGTGGAGCGATGGCGAGCCCGTGACGGCAGAAGATTTCGTCTTCGCCTTCCAGCGCCTGTTCAACCCGGCGACGGCTTCTGATTATGCCTATCTGCAGTTCCCGATCCTCAATGGCTCGGAAATCGCCGAAGGCACCGTGACCGATTTCAACGAACTCGGCGTCAAGGCAATCGACGACAAGACCGTCGAGATCACCCTTGAAGGCCCGACGCCGTTCTTCCTGCAGGCGCTGACCCACTATACCGCCTATCCCGTGCCAAAGCATGTGATCGACGAAGTGGGCAATGACTGGACCAAGGTCGAGAACATCGTTTCGAATGGCGCCTATACCCCCACCGAATGGGTGCCGGGCAGCTATATCAAGTCGGTCAAGTCCGAGACCTACTGGGATGCCGCCAATGTCCAGATCGACGAAGTAAACTACTTCGTGCAGGACGACCTGGCCGCCGCCCTGTCGCGCTATCGCGCCGGCGAATATGACATCCTGGTCGACATTCCATCGGACCAGGCCGAGTGGATCAAGACCAATCTGCCTGGCCAGGACTATTTCGCCCCGTTCCTGGGCATCTACTACTACGTGATCAACCAGGAAAAGGCGCCCTTCGACAATCCGGAAGTGCGCAAGGCGCTGTCGATGGCGATCAATCGCGACGTGATCGGTCCGGACGTGCTGGGCACGGGCGAACTGCCGGCCTATGGCTGGGTGCCTGACGGTACCGCCAATTATGAAGGCGTCGAGCCCTACCAGCCCGAATGGATCGGGCTTGATTATGGTGCGCGCGTGGCGGAAGCCAAGGCGATCATGGAAGGCCTGGGCTATACGGCGGAATCGCCACTGCCCGTCCAGCTCAAGTACAATACCAATGACAACCACCAGCGCATCGCCGTGGCGATCAGCTCGATGTGGGAACAGATCGGCGTCAAGACCGAACTGTTCAACTCCGAGACCGCGGTGCATTACGATGCCCTGCGTGCCGGCGACTTCGAGGTTGGCCGTGCCGGCTGGCTGCTCGATTATTCCGATCCGTCCAACACGCTTGACCTGCTGCGTCAGGGCATCGAGCAGGAAGGCACGATGAACTGGGGCAACAATTACGGCCGCTATTCGAACGACGAGTTCGATGCCCTGATGGACCAGGCCACGACCGAGCAGGATCTGGTGGCGCGCGCTGCTCTGCTCGCCCAGGCCGAAAAGATCGCCATGGATGAAACCGGCGCGATCCCGATCTACTGGTACATTGCCCAGAACGTGGTTGCCCCGTCGGTGACCGGTTTTGTCAGCAATGCGTCCGACATCCATCGCACGCGCTGGCTGACCAAGGCCGAGTAA
- a CDS encoding ABC transporter permease, whose protein sequence is MFGYVTRRVLSAIPIALIAVTACFFILRLAPGGPFDGERALPPTTLANLRAHYNLDLPLIQQYFIYVGRLLQGDFGPSMVYNDFTVAQMLWIGLPFTLMLGFSAFIIGTAIGLVAGALSAVNQNKWPDYVLVMLVMIGLVIPNFLMAAVLQLVFGVYLDWFPAGGWQNGSIAHLVLPITVLVLPHAGRTARLMRGSMIEVLGTNYVRTARSKGLGQRLILARHAIKPALLPVVSYLGPGLSYLLTGSLVVEQVFALPGIGKYFISAALNRDYGLVLGTTILYMFIILAVNLLVDVLYAWLDPKVRYN, encoded by the coding sequence ATGTTTGGATATGTAACGCGGCGCGTGCTGTCGGCCATCCCGATAGCACTGATTGCCGTTACAGCCTGTTTCTTCATTCTGCGGCTGGCGCCTGGCGGTCCGTTTGACGGGGAACGCGCGCTGCCGCCGACGACGCTGGCCAATCTGCGCGCCCACTACAATCTGGACCTGCCGCTGATCCAGCAATATTTCATCTATGTCGGCCGGCTGCTGCAGGGCGATTTCGGCCCGTCCATGGTCTATAACGACTTTACCGTCGCCCAGATGCTGTGGATCGGCCTGCCCTTCACCCTGATGCTGGGCTTTTCGGCCTTCATCATCGGCACCGCCATCGGGCTGGTGGCTGGCGCGCTCAGCGCCGTCAACCAGAACAAGTGGCCCGATTATGTGCTGGTCATGCTGGTGATGATCGGGTTGGTCATTCCCAATTTCCTGATGGCCGCGGTGCTGCAGCTGGTATTCGGGGTCTATCTGGACTGGTTCCCGGCGGGCGGCTGGCAGAATGGCTCGATCGCCCATCTGGTGCTGCCTATTACCGTGCTGGTGCTGCCCCATGCCGGGCGCACGGCGCGGCTGATGCGCGGCTCGATGATCGAGGTGCTGGGCACCAATTACGTGCGCACGGCGCGCTCCAAGGGGCTCGGCCAAAGGCTGATCCTGGCGCGGCATGCCATCAAGCCGGCGCTGCTGCCGGTTGTCTCTTATCTGGGGCCTGGCCTGAGCTATCTGCTGACCGGTTCGCTGGTGGTGGAGCAGGTGTTCGCCCTGCCCGGTATCGGCAAATATTTCATCAGCGCCGCGCTCAATCGTGACTATGGCCTCGTGCTGGGAACGACCATTTTGTACATGTTCATCATCCTGGCGGTGAACCTGCTGGTCGACGTCCTCTATGCCTGGCTCGACCCCAAGGTGAGGTACAACTGA
- a CDS encoding ABC transporter permease, whose translation MVGFTGKDALLTEYAQRLETLDAPKGRSLTQDAVRRLVRNTAAVVSVFVVIAIVLFAFAGPYLLPWTYGEIDWTNIRKPPNFEAGHFAGTDQNGRDMLARIMQGTQMSLIVAGVATLVSVIIGVVYGAVAGYFGGKVDAVMMRFVDIMYALPYILFVIILVVIFGRNPVLLFVGIGCLEWLTMARIVRGQTLSIKEREFIEAAKAGGAKPWTIIMRHIVPNLTGPVVIYATLTVPEIILTESFLSYLGLGVQEPQTSLGTLISFGAPVAETLPWMLIGPAVVLVSLLLCLTYIGDGLRDALDPKDR comes from the coding sequence ATGGTCGGCTTTACTGGCAAGGACGCGCTGCTCACCGAATATGCGCAGCGGCTCGAAACCCTCGACGCCCCCAAGGGGCGCTCGCTGACCCAGGATGCCGTGCGGCGCCTGGTGCGCAATACGGCGGCCGTCGTCTCGGTGTTCGTGGTTATCGCCATCGTGCTGTTCGCCTTTGCAGGTCCCTATCTGCTGCCCTGGACCTATGGCGAAATCGACTGGACCAATATCCGCAAGCCGCCCAATTTCGAGGCCGGCCATTTTGCCGGCACCGACCAGAACGGCCGTGACATGCTGGCCCGCATCATGCAGGGCACGCAGATGAGCCTGATCGTGGCGGGCGTTGCCACGCTGGTCTCGGTGATCATCGGGGTGGTCTATGGCGCCGTCGCCGGCTATTTCGGCGGCAAGGTCGATGCGGTGATGATGCGCTTTGTCGATATCATGTATGCGCTGCCCTATATCCTGTTCGTCATCATCCTCGTGGTGATCTTCGGGCGCAATCCGGTGCTGCTGTTCGTGGGTATCGGGTGCCTGGAATGGCTGACCATGGCGCGCATCGTGCGCGGGCAGACACTGTCGATCAAGGAACGCGAGTTCATCGAGGCAGCAAAGGCCGGCGGGGCCAAGCCCTGGACCATCATCATGCGACATATCGTGCCCAACCTGACCGGTCCCGTGGTGATCTATGCCACGCTGACGGTACCTGAAATCATCCTCACCGAGAGCTTCCTCTCCTATCTGGGTCTGGGCGTGCAGGAGCCGCAGACGTCATTGGGCACGCTGATCAGCTTTGGTGCGCCAGTGGCCGAGACGCTGCCCTGGATGCTGATCGGACCGGCCGTGGTGCTGGTCAGTCTGCTGCTGTGCCTGACCTATATCGGGGACGGGCTGCGTGACGCACTGGACCCCAAGGATCGCTAA
- a CDS encoding ABC transporter ATP-binding protein, translated as MKQVLKVEDMSVTFDLHQSEVQAVREMNFTLSAGETLAVVGESGSGKSQAFLAIMGLLARNGRAGGRAMMGDINLIGMAPKQLDAYRGKDIAMIFQDPMTSLNPTLRVKTQLAEVLVKHRGFNQSDAVKTSIEMLERVGIPEPVKRANAYPHELSGGMRQRVMIAMALLCQPKILIADEPTTALDVTVQAQMLDLFKSLTEDFGTALVLITHDLGVVAGVADRMMVMYGGRAVETGGVDDLFYDPRHPYTLGLLHSTPHIAKRAARLDPIQGLPPSFEHLPKGCSFNPRCAFAFDRCLVERPPLTDAGNGREKACFYEGPMAYGEVA; from the coding sequence ATGAAACAAGTCCTCAAAGTCGAAGACATGTCGGTCACGTTCGATCTGCACCAGAGCGAGGTGCAGGCGGTGCGGGAGATGAACTTCACGCTGTCGGCGGGGGAAACCCTGGCCGTGGTGGGCGAATCGGGTTCTGGCAAGAGCCAGGCATTCCTCGCCATTATGGGCCTGTTGGCCCGCAATGGCCGCGCCGGTGGCCGCGCCATGATGGGCGACATCAACCTGATCGGCATGGCGCCCAAGCAGCTCGATGCCTATCGCGGCAAGGACATCGCCATGATCTTCCAGGATCCGATGACCTCGCTGAACCCGACGCTGCGGGTCAAGACGCAGCTGGCCGAAGTGCTGGTCAAGCATCGCGGCTTCAACCAGTCCGATGCGGTCAAGACCTCGATCGAGATGCTGGAGCGGGTGGGCATTCCCGAACCGGTCAAGCGGGCCAATGCCTATCCGCATGAGCTCAGCGGCGGCATGCGGCAGCGGGTGATGATCGCCATGGCGCTGCTGTGCCAGCCCAAGATTCTGATCGCGGACGAGCCCACCACGGCGCTCGACGTGACGGTGCAGGCGCAGATGCTGGACCTGTTCAAGTCGCTGACCGAGGATTTCGGCACCGCGCTGGTGCTGATCACGCATGATCTGGGCGTGGTGGCCGGCGTCGCCGACCGGATGATGGTGATGTATGGCGGACGGGCGGTGGAAACGGGCGGGGTCGACGACCTGTTCTACGATCCGCGCCATCCCTATACGCTGGGGCTGCTGCATTCGACGCCCCATATCGCCAAGCGCGCGGCGCGGCTGGACCCGATCCAGGGTCTGCCGCCGAGTTTCGAACACCTGCCCAAGGGCTGTTCGTTCAACCCGCGCTGCGCCTTTGCCTTTGACCGGTGCCTCGTCGAGCGGCCGCCGCTGACCGATGCCGGTAATGGCCGCGAAAAAGCGTGTTTCTATGAAGGCCCGATGGCCTATGGCGAGGTCGCATGA